One Paraburkholderia agricolaris genomic region harbors:
- the guaB gene encoding IMP dehydrogenase has product MRLIQTALTFDDVLLVPAFSDVLPRDTSLKTRLTRNISLNMPLVSAAMDTVTEARLAIAMAQMGGVGIIHKNLTAAEQAAEVAKVKRFESGVVRDPITVPPQMKVRDVIALSRQHGISGFPVVEGAQLVGIVTNRDLRFEERLDEPVRNIMTPRERLVTVKEGTPLAEAKALMHSHRLERVLVINDAFELRGLMTVKDITKQTEHPDACKDEHGKLRAGAAVGVGEDNEERVELLVQAGVDVIVVDTAHGHSKGVLERVRWVKQNFPHVEVIGGNIATAAAAKALVEYGADGVKVGIGPGSICTTRIVAGVGVPQVTAISNVSEALKGTGVPVIADGGVRFSGDVSKALAAGANSVMMGSMFAGTEEAPGDVFLFQGRQYKSYRGMGSVGAMKDGAADRYFQDNSANIDKLVPEGIEGRVAYKGSVNAILFQLIGGVRASMGYCGCRTIAEMNDKAEFVQITGAGLRESHVHDVQITKEAPNYHVD; this is encoded by the coding sequence ATGCGTCTGATCCAAACAGCACTCACGTTCGATGACGTGCTCCTCGTCCCGGCTTTCTCCGATGTTTTGCCGCGCGACACCAGCCTCAAGACCCGGCTGACCCGCAACATCTCCCTGAATATGCCGCTCGTGTCCGCCGCCATGGACACCGTCACCGAAGCCCGTCTCGCGATCGCGATGGCGCAAATGGGTGGCGTGGGCATCATCCACAAGAACCTCACCGCGGCTGAACAGGCGGCTGAAGTTGCCAAGGTCAAGCGCTTCGAATCGGGCGTCGTGCGCGATCCGATCACCGTGCCGCCGCAAATGAAGGTGCGCGACGTCATTGCGCTGTCACGCCAGCATGGCATTTCGGGCTTCCCGGTCGTCGAAGGCGCGCAACTGGTCGGCATCGTCACGAACCGCGACTTGCGTTTTGAAGAGCGTCTGGACGAGCCGGTGCGCAACATCATGACGCCGCGCGAGCGCCTCGTCACCGTCAAGGAAGGCACGCCGCTCGCCGAAGCCAAGGCGCTGATGCACAGCCATCGCCTTGAGCGCGTGCTGGTCATCAACGACGCATTCGAACTGCGCGGCCTGATGACCGTCAAGGACATCACCAAGCAAACCGAGCACCCGGACGCGTGTAAAGACGAGCACGGCAAGCTGCGCGCGGGCGCGGCGGTCGGCGTGGGCGAAGACAACGAAGAACGCGTTGAGCTGCTGGTGCAGGCCGGCGTCGACGTCATCGTGGTCGACACGGCGCATGGCCACAGCAAGGGCGTGCTCGAGCGCGTTCGCTGGGTCAAGCAGAACTTCCCGCACGTTGAAGTGATCGGCGGCAACATCGCCACGGCCGCGGCGGCCAAGGCGCTGGTCGAATACGGCGCAGACGGCGTGAAGGTCGGCATCGGCCCGGGCTCGATCTGCACGACGCGGATCGTTGCCGGTGTGGGTGTGCCGCAGGTCACGGCGATCTCGAACGTGTCGGAAGCGCTCAAGGGCACCGGCGTGCCGGTCATCGCCGACGGTGGCGTGCGATTCTCGGGCGACGTCAGCAAGGCGCTGGCCGCCGGCGCGAATTCCGTGATGATGGGCAGCATGTTCGCCGGCACCGAAGAAGCGCCGGGCGACGTGTTCCTGTTCCAGGGCCGTCAATACAAGTCGTACCGTGGCATGGGCTCGGTCGGCGCGATGAAGGACGGTGCTGCAGACCGCTATTTCCAGGACAATTCCGCGAACATCGACAAGCTGGTGCCGGAAGGTATCGAAGGCCGCGTCGCCTACAAGGGTTCGGTCAACGCAATCCTGTTCCAGCTGATCGGCGGCGTGCGCGCCAGCATGGGCTACTGCGGCTGCCGCACCATCGCGGAGATGAACGACAAGGCCGAGTTCGTGCAGATCACGGGTGCGGGCTTGCGCGAGTCGCACGTGCATGATGTGCAGATCACCAAGGAAGCGCCCAACTACCACGTGGACTAA